The DNA region CGAGTTCGGGGATGCTGAGGCTCTCGCCCAGGGCGGCGAGCGGCTCGGTCTCCTCCCCGACGCGTACCAGCCAGGTGCCGGTGCCGTCGCCGTCCGCGACGCCGTACGCCGCCTCCAACTCCGGTACGTGGCGGGCCAGTCGGCGGCACGCCTCCGTGACGAAGCCGTCCTCGCGGCGCTGCGGCGCGACGGCGCGCTCGAAGGCCGCCACGAAGCTGATGGGCCGCTTGGAGCGGAGCTTGACCAGGACGACGCACGGCAGGGTGTGGTTGCCGAAGGTGTTGACCTTGCCAGTGGGCAGCGAGGTGATGAACCCCTCCAGGAACGCTTCCACGGCCCGCCGCGTCGGTGCCGCCGCGTGCTCGTCCTCGCGCAGGCCCGCGCCGAGGTTGGCGTGCAGGCGGTCCACGTCGAGCGCGGCATAGCGGTACAGCGTCGCGGAGTTGAAGTCGACCACGCCGATCATGCCCGCGCCCGGCTCGGCGTCGGAGTTCCGGTCGTCCACGGCCGTGTAGTAGTCGGACTCGTTGTCGACGGCGTGCACGCTGAGCGCGTGCGCGACCTGGGTGGCCGCCTCGACGTTGAGGTCCGGGCCGTCGGCGACCATCCGGCCGAAGAGGGCGATGTCGACGGAGTGCCGGGTGTCGACCAGCCGCTTCGCCAGCGCCTTGTTCTCCTTGTCCTTGAAGAAGTCCTTGAGGACCGCGACGTCGCC from Actinacidiphila sp. DG2A-62 includes:
- the cas7e gene encoding type I-E CRISPR-associated protein Cas7/Cse4/CasC translates to MTRTILDIHILQTVPPSNINRDDTGSPKTAVYGGVRRARVSSQAWKRATRKAFDDLVDPADLGVRTKKVAEALAERITAREPALDTAAALGLAAETLRTATGSKIDPPKRKAKEGEPEPAPESSYLMFLGARQLDALAELAVKGSEGKGDVAVLKDFFKDKENKALAKRLVDTRHSVDIALFGRMVADGPDLNVEAATQVAHALSVHAVDNESDYYTAVDDRNSDAEPGAGMIGVVDFNSATLYRYAALDVDRLHANLGAGLREDEHAAAPTRRAVEAFLEGFITSLPTGKVNTFGNHTLPCVVLVKLRSKRPISFVAAFERAVAPQRREDGFVTEACRRLARHVPELEAAYGVADGDGTGTWLVRVGEETEPLAALGESLSIPELVTAVGETVAGRLISAAEAGSDAREPIA